In one window of Acidobacteriota bacterium DNA:
- a CDS encoding DedA family protein: MHWSYPVTELWLGSSAVFAAAVLEFLGFPSPGGPLVVLAGAEAASGNRGILFLTLVAGLGATLGEAPWYFLGRYGGTRVLHVYCKFTLGSRTCVLNTERFFRRFGILTLLFSKFFPGVRMFAPPFVGSAGYPIMGFFCLDLLGGFLWAGSLALSGRILGPHAPWVLTGQWVWVFTFAPVVVFLVGRLAKRMIKGPGENGLPFKSNPEPSGVSSADIREAIV, translated from the coding sequence ATGCATTGGTCATATCCAGTGACGGAACTTTGGCTCGGCAGCAGTGCCGTTTTCGCAGCCGCTGTACTGGAATTCTTGGGCTTCCCCTCGCCGGGCGGGCCACTGGTCGTGCTTGCCGGAGCGGAGGCTGCAAGTGGTAACAGAGGGATCCTCTTCCTCACACTTGTTGCGGGTCTTGGAGCTACCCTAGGCGAAGCCCCGTGGTATTTTCTGGGCCGCTACGGGGGCACGCGCGTGTTACACGTTTACTGCAAGTTCACACTTGGCTCTCGGACCTGTGTTTTGAACACGGAACGGTTCTTCCGTCGCTTTGGAATTCTGACTTTGCTTTTTTCGAAGTTTTTTCCGGGAGTGCGCATGTTTGCACCACCATTCGTGGGCTCCGCTGGCTATCCGATCATGGGCTTTTTTTGTCTCGATCTGCTCGGAGGCTTTCTGTGGGCAGGCTCACTCGCCTTGTCGGGGAGAATTCTTGGGCCACACGCCCCATGGGTTCTCACGGGGCAATGGGTTTGGGTTTTCACTTTTGCCCCGGTCGTCGTCTTCTTGGTTGGGCGACTCGCCAAGCGCATGATCAAAGGACCTGGCGAGAACGGACTTCCATTCAAATCAAATCCCGAGCCTTCAGGCGTAAGCAGCGCA